ATCATAACCACTCGGCCAGTTCCTCTATCAACAACGATACCGATGTAATACTCTTTAACAATTTGACAGCCCTCTTCAATGAGCAGCCGTTTTACTACCTTACCCTCCGGACCAGTCTGGTGAGTAACTAAAGTCTTACCGAGAATTTCGGTTGCGTAAGTACGCACTTCATCGATATTCTTAGCAACCTTTACACCTCCAGCTTTACCTCGTCCACCTGCATGAATCTGAGCTTTAACTACAACAACCGGTGTACTCAGTGACTCTGCGGCTTCTACCGCTTCCTCCACTGTATAAGCTACTTTTCCATTCGGTACGGCCACACCGTACTTCTTAAGCACTTCTTTTCCCTGATACTCGTGGATATTCATAGCGGTAGCCTCCTAAAGTAGCGTGGTGACTTAACAGGCAGCCTGTTGTCATCTCGCTTTCCGTTTTGATTGCCGCGGGGTTAGGGATAGGCTGATGCTAAACATGCAGCACTATTCCGGAACCAACAGAAACTGCTCTACCACTCGTAAAAGAATGGCCTTATTTCTGTGAGAGACATTGAGTAAATCTATAAGACTAAGCTTATACTTACCTATATGCCATATAAAGGAACCCAGAATAGTGTAACATGTTTTTAAAACGCTTTCCTTAAATATATTCATGATTTGTACACATTTTTTCGCTTGATTTCATGCCGGAATGCGAACGATCGCACAGACTCCTGATTATACTTACTTTTTACTATCTTGAGTGTTCGCTTCATGAACACGATTTAACAAGCTTTTGAACTGCTCAAGCAGCTCTACAGTTTCATCGCCGGACATAGTCGTTTCTTCCATCATTTTTCCAGGAATACAAGCCGCATTGCTTTGAAGTGCCCAGCCCTGTTCCGTTAGTGAAATCAGAACTTTTCGCTCATCTTGTGTCGAACGTTCACGCACGATCAACCCTGCAGCTTGTAGACGTTTTAAAAGAGGTGTCAGCGTACCCGAATCCAAAAATAGCGCCTCACCAATTTCTTTAACCGTGCATTGCTGCCGTTCCCATAACACAAGCATTACTAGATATTGCGAGTATGTTAAACCGATCTTATCCAAATAAGGTTGATACAGCTTTGTGATCTCACGAGAGCAAGCATAAATCGTAAAACAGAGTTGATTCTCAATCAGCAGCTCAGGTGTAGTCGTCATCTTTTGCATATCTTCTTCATTCATTTTCATATCTTATTCACCTGCCTTATACCCTTATTTTATCATAATTCACTCATAACATCATGTTAATAGCAAAAAATTAATTTGACATTATAGTTAATTGTGATAAATTAGATTGTACACAAACTAATTAGGAATTGGAGAGATACACAATGATGACGATCCAGCAAAAAATGTATGAAACCACTGTTAAAGCCGTAGGAGGAAGAAACGGTTTTATCGAATCAGAAAGCCCTAAGCTCAATCTTACAATCAGCACACCACGCGAAATGGGAGGTGCCGGTGGCGAAGGTACAAATCCTGAGCAATTATTTGCAGCTGGTTATTCCGCTTGTTTCGATAGTGCACTGAATATGGTTGCCCGACTCGGAAAAGTGAAAATTGAAGGTAGCGAAGTAACAGCCACAGTCAGCTTTGGTAAAGTTGAAGATGGAGGTTTTGGTATAGCGGTTAAGCTTGATGTGCTAGTTAAAGGCGTTGACAGAGAAACCGCAACCTCTTTAGTAGAGGCTGCTCATGGCGCTTGTCCATACTCCCGCGCAACCCGCGGCAATATCGCTGTAGAATTGAATGTACTGTAAGGAAATACAGAAAAATTTTTCTCAAACGAAGCCCTAACGGACACAGATGATTTTAAATTCAATTAGTGTCTCTGAAGTCCGAAAGCACGCTCCAAAAGCTAAAAATGACCATATCATGTCTTTCGGGTCCATAAGGTTCCAGAGATGTTAACAATTTTAGCGGAATGAAATCAATAATCCAAAAACAGAGCAGCAATTCGCCAATAACGGGAATCGCTGCTCTATTTAGCTTATTCTTCTGTCATCGCCTGCCGGTCTAAATTACGGTACTGCACAGCCTCCGCAAGATGCGCGGAAGTAATATCCGGTGCGCCTTCCAGATCAGCTATTGTACGGGATAGCTTAATAATTCGATCATGCGCTCGCATGCTTAAACCTAAATTCTCCAGAATGTCATACAGCAATTGGGCACCTTCACGGCTAAGACTTGCATATCTCCGAAGGGAAGCGCCGGAAAGTTCACTATTCCAAGAAATAGGCAAACGCTTAAACCGTTTAGCTTGTATCGTCTGTGCCGCCATCACCTCTGCATACATCTCAGCCGAAGATAGAACATGCCCTTGACGATCCCATTCCTTCGGGCGAGGAACATCCACCTGTAAATCAATACGATCCAATAAGGGTCCTGATATCTTTGCGCGATATTGAGCAATCCTGGCGGGGCTGCATGTACAATGTTGTTGAGAAAGATTACTCCCAAAATAACCGCAGCTACAGGGATTCATCGATGCGGCCAGCATGAATTTTGCAGGATAGGTAAAAGAAGCTCGAGCACGACTTATGGTAACAACCCCGTCTTCGAGCGGCTGGCGTAGCACTTCAAGTACATTCCGAGAGAATTCGGGCAACTCATCTAAAAAGAGAATCCCTCGATGCGCAAGACTAACTTCTCCCGGCTTTGGAATGCCTCCACCCCCAATAAGACCTGCGGCCGATATGGTATGATGCGGAGAGCGAAAAGGACGACTACGCAGTAAGCCGTTGTGGGCATCTTTTAAAGTTCCTGCTGCGCTAAATATTTTGGTTACCTCTAGTGCCTCACTCTCAGACAATTTCGGAAGGATGCTTGGAAGGCGTTTAATCAGCATCGTCTTCCCTGTACCGGGTGGACCGATGAGCAATATATTATGCATACCCGCTGCCGCAATGGTTAGGGCTCTTTTTACATGTTGTTGCCCTAGCACATCACTGTAATCATCCAGCATCTCGTTCATTGCATATGAGGAGTCCTCAGAAGTACCGTAAACTGGGGTATATTTAAGATGTTCCAAAGAAAGGACAAGAACCGGAGGTCGGTCATTAGTATCTATCCCCTTGGTCACAGTTACAGGAAAAGGAAGAGATGATAAAGAAGGCATATCTTCGGAAACTCCCCCATTCCTTCGGTTCTGTTCGTCTTCCCCTTTTATACCCTTAGCTGAATTGG
This genomic stretch from Paenibacillus sp. FSL H7-0737 harbors:
- a CDS encoding MarR family winged helix-turn-helix transcriptional regulator, with protein sequence MKMNEEDMQKMTTTPELLIENQLCFTIYACSREITKLYQPYLDKIGLTYSQYLVMLVLWERQQCTVKEIGEALFLDSGTLTPLLKRLQAAGLIVRERSTQDERKVLISLTEQGWALQSNAACIPGKMMEETTMSGDETVELLEQFKSLLNRVHEANTQDSKK
- a CDS encoding organic hydroperoxide resistance protein — encoded protein: MMTIQQKMYETTVKAVGGRNGFIESESPKLNLTISTPREMGGAGGEGTNPEQLFAAGYSACFDSALNMVARLGKVKIEGSEVTATVSFGKVEDGGFGIAVKLDVLVKGVDRETATSLVEAAHGACPYSRATRGNIAVELNVL
- a CDS encoding YifB family Mg chelatase-like AAA ATPase; the protein is MYGKMHSACLYGIEGVMIGVEIDLANGLPQTNIIGLPDSAIREAVERVRAAIKNCGYRYPQQRITINLAPADLRKEGSAFDLAIALGILITSGQLIMPSANEVLFIGELALDGSLRPVSGVLPMVEAARKNGFKAVMLPEGNAAEAALISGINIYAIDHLCTLPNPEESPSNSAKGIKGEDEQNRRNGGVSEDMPSLSSLPFPVTVTKGIDTNDRPPVLVLSLEHLKYTPVYGTSEDSSYAMNEMLDDYSDVLGQQHVKRALTIAAAGMHNILLIGPPGTGKTMLIKRLPSILPKLSESEALEVTKIFSAAGTLKDAHNGLLRSRPFRSPHHTISAAGLIGGGGIPKPGEVSLAHRGILFLDELPEFSRNVLEVLRQPLEDGVVTISRARASFTYPAKFMLAASMNPCSCGYFGSNLSQQHCTCSPARIAQYRAKISGPLLDRIDLQVDVPRPKEWDRQGHVLSSAEMYAEVMAAQTIQAKRFKRLPISWNSELSGASLRRYASLSREGAQLLYDILENLGLSMRAHDRIIKLSRTIADLEGAPDITSAHLAEAVQYRNLDRQAMTEE